The proteins below are encoded in one region of Sulfitobacter sp. SK012:
- a CDS encoding arylsulfatase, with the protein MIKLPSILLSATAAIAVVGVASQSAMAETNQPNILVIMADDVGWASLGSYHQGVKSIKTPNLDQLAADGMRLTDYYAQPTCTAGRSAFITGQLPVRTGMHTVGLPGDPDKGLSDEDPTLAIMLKSLGYTTGQFGKNHLGDLNKFLPTTKGFDEYWGWLYHLNAMEYTVDPDWPKDPEFSAIYGPRNIIHAYATDTVDETIEPRWGMVGKQRIVDDGAAPPERQKTLDDEVTGHTLDFIDRAVESETPFFVWMAPARAHVWTHLSPKYEAMLGNGRGLQDVVMQELDDNVGKVMAHLDELGISENTIVVFTSDNGPETMTWPDGGTTPFHGEKGTTWEGGFRVPAIIRWPGQVPAGQVNNGIFDGLDWMPTLIAAAGGPDNLPEALLEGHEGYNVHLDGYNQLSFLTGETESNRKEIVYYEGPDLQAVRYNDWKAHFTIQTHGWAGPKDELNAPLLFNLRRDPYEKAADESGMYTRWMGNKMWAFGPAAGLVKKHLSTFVEYPPRGSKVTNQAHVEEQISTEGGMSQ; encoded by the coding sequence ATGATTAAGTTACCGTCTATTTTGCTGTCGGCAACGGCGGCCATTGCTGTCGTTGGCGTTGCCTCGCAAAGCGCAATGGCTGAGACCAACCAACCCAACATTCTCGTAATTATGGCCGACGATGTGGGCTGGGCCAGTCTTGGCAGCTATCATCAGGGTGTTAAAAGCATTAAAACACCTAATCTTGACCAATTGGCGGCCGATGGCATGCGCCTGACCGACTATTACGCCCAACCAACCTGCACGGCAGGCCGGTCTGCGTTCATCACAGGACAACTCCCTGTTCGCACGGGCATGCATACCGTTGGACTTCCAGGAGACCCGGACAAGGGGCTGAGTGACGAAGATCCAACACTAGCGATCATGCTGAAATCATTGGGCTATACCACAGGCCAGTTTGGGAAAAACCATCTAGGTGATCTCAACAAGTTTCTGCCAACAACCAAGGGGTTTGATGAGTATTGGGGATGGCTCTACCACCTGAATGCGATGGAATACACTGTCGACCCTGATTGGCCCAAAGACCCAGAGTTTAGTGCGATTTACGGCCCACGTAACATCATTCATGCTTATGCGACTGATACTGTTGACGAAACCATAGAACCTCGTTGGGGCATGGTTGGCAAACAGCGTATTGTTGATGATGGCGCTGCTCCGCCCGAAAGACAGAAAACTCTGGACGACGAAGTTACGGGGCACACCTTGGACTTTATCGACCGCGCAGTAGAAAGTGAGACACCGTTTTTCGTCTGGATGGCCCCTGCCCGCGCGCACGTGTGGACCCACCTTAGCCCTAAATACGAAGCGATGCTTGGCAACGGTCGCGGCCTGCAGGACGTTGTGATGCAAGAGCTTGACGACAATGTCGGCAAAGTAATGGCTCATCTGGACGAGCTTGGAATATCTGAAAATACGATTGTTGTATTCACGTCCGACAACGGCCCGGAAACGATGACTTGGCCCGATGGCGGAACCACGCCGTTCCACGGTGAAAAGGGGACAACCTGGGAAGGTGGATTCCGCGTTCCAGCCATTATTCGCTGGCCCGGACAAGTTCCAGCAGGACAGGTCAACAACGGGATTTTTGACGGCCTCGACTGGATGCCGACACTCATCGCTGCTGCTGGCGGTCCCGACAACCTGCCCGAGGCTCTTTTAGAAGGGCATGAAGGCTATAACGTGCACTTGGACGGCTATAACCAATTGTCCTTTCTAACTGGTGAAACCGAAAGCAACCGCAAGGAAATAGTCTATTATGAGGGCCCAGACCTTCAGGCCGTGCGGTACAACGATTGGAAGGCGCATTTCACAATTCAAACGCATGGATGGGCTGGCCCGAAGGACGAGTTGAACGCGCCACTCCTGTTCAACCTGCGGCGCGACCCCTATGAAAAGGCCGCGGACGAATCCGGAATGTACACACGCTGGATGGGCAACAAAATGTGGGCCTTTGGGCCAGCGGCCGGCCTCGTCAAGAAACACCTCTCTACTTTTGTCGAGTACCCGCCGCGCGGATCCAAGGTTACAAACCAAGCGCATGTGGAAGAGCAGATTTCCACTGAAGGCGGAATGTCACAATAA
- a CDS encoding LysR family transcriptional regulator, which translates to MNENALNAFLKLAETGSFQQAAREMSVSNASLSRYIAQAEEHTGFELFRRNRNNSKLTREGQEFLPVAMSLRADLDRYSKQVENLQQQGRTTLLIGCGPLTTRAVVVPVIQRVMREMPDLRFKILVSAYGRPLDLLQDGEFDIFIGDLTYTPDAEGIEILVLEKQPIAFVAHPAHEIHNLERCSLKDIFDRPFASAHLHKHWKTTLIKALGGDALAIEKVNALPKIESDDYGLLSGFLSEPNIIVGGVRSTFAELLSTGAVKEIPLCTPISWNICASRKESDNSAAVNLFWAKLTEVNAALGE; encoded by the coding sequence TTGAATGAAAATGCTCTGAATGCCTTTTTGAAGCTCGCCGAGACGGGCAGCTTTCAACAAGCCGCACGCGAGATGAGCGTTTCCAACGCTTCCTTGTCGCGCTATATTGCGCAGGCTGAAGAGCACACCGGTTTTGAACTTTTTCGTCGAAACAGGAACAATAGCAAGTTAACGCGTGAGGGTCAGGAGTTCCTCCCCGTCGCGATGAGCCTCAGAGCAGATTTGGACCGCTATTCAAAGCAAGTTGAAAACTTGCAGCAGCAGGGCCGTACAACACTTTTAATCGGGTGCGGGCCTTTGACGACCCGAGCAGTAGTTGTGCCAGTTATCCAACGGGTCATGCGCGAGATGCCCGACCTGCGCTTCAAGATACTGGTCAGCGCGTATGGACGGCCACTGGATCTGCTGCAGGACGGCGAGTTTGATATCTTCATCGGGGATTTGACCTATACGCCAGATGCCGAAGGTATTGAGATTTTGGTTCTGGAAAAGCAGCCTATCGCTTTCGTGGCTCATCCAGCGCACGAGATCCACAATTTGGAGCGCTGTTCGCTAAAGGACATTTTCGACCGTCCGTTTGCGTCAGCCCATCTTCATAAGCATTGGAAAACGACGCTGATTAAAGCTCTCGGGGGTGATGCTCTGGCGATTGAAAAGGTGAATGCCTTGCCAAAAATTGAGAGCGATGACTATGGGTTGTTGAGCGGCTTTTTGTCGGAGCCAAATATCATCGTAGGGGGAGTGCGGTCTACCTTTGCCGAACTCCTATCTACGGGGGCGGTCAAAGAGATTCCTCTTTGCACACCCATTTCTTGGAACATTTGTGCGTCCCGTAAAGAATCTGACAACTCCGCTGCGGTCAATTTGTTTTGGGCCAAGCTGACTGAGGTAAACGCTGCTCTGGGAGAATGA
- a CDS encoding HlyD family secretion protein gives MIIIIALYAIPIWLIFFKFELLPWNRGTKILASFIGLAIVLVLVGLLNTKTPSGRVSVIAHVVEIASPVGGTIEEVAVKANTPVKSGTILFKVDPTPYLASLKQAEADLGIATLSYDRRKTLFDKNSAATSQQDLDQALATLEGAQGRKDLAQYNLDQTTVIAPSDGIVASIRVSAGDQARAMNPVMPFIRTDSLVLGAVFSQNGLDAMPIGTPVKLMFDRKPGQIFESSVVSIAPGTSSGQIEGGSALLDALDFGASSEAFALLSWPEDLDRTVATAGSVGSATVIGPDAGAVGVLATVLFYVKMIGTFM, from the coding sequence ATGATCATAATCATTGCCCTTTACGCAATACCAATTTGGCTCATCTTCTTTAAGTTTGAGCTGCTGCCGTGGAATCGTGGCACCAAGATTTTGGCTAGCTTTATCGGGCTGGCAATCGTGCTCGTCTTGGTTGGGCTTTTGAATACTAAAACGCCATCGGGGCGCGTTTCAGTCATTGCCCACGTTGTTGAGATCGCATCGCCGGTAGGTGGTACGATTGAGGAGGTGGCCGTAAAAGCGAACACGCCGGTTAAGTCGGGCACCATTCTTTTTAAGGTTGACCCAACCCCCTATCTTGCGAGCCTTAAACAGGCCGAGGCTGATCTTGGCATCGCTACTCTCAGCTATGATAGACGAAAGACACTATTTGACAAAAATAGTGCGGCGACTTCTCAGCAAGATCTTGATCAGGCACTCGCCACGCTCGAAGGGGCACAGGGGCGCAAAGATCTTGCTCAATACAACCTCGACCAGACAACGGTCATCGCCCCTTCAGATGGCATTGTCGCTTCGATCCGCGTATCTGCGGGAGACCAAGCACGTGCGATGAATCCTGTCATGCCTTTCATTCGAACAGACAGTTTGGTTCTTGGCGCTGTTTTTTCTCAGAACGGGCTTGATGCAATGCCTATCGGCACACCGGTTAAGCTTATGTTTGATCGAAAGCCCGGACAAATATTTGAAAGTAGCGTTGTCAGCATTGCGCCTGGTACATCGTCAGGACAAATCGAAGGGGGCTCAGCGCTCTTAGACGCTCTTGATTTCGGAGCCTCATCTGAAGCTTTCGCACTACTGTCGTGGCCTGAGGACCTAGATCGGACCGTCGCCACTGCTGGATCCGTCGGGTCAGCGACCGTAATTGGCCCGGATGCCGGCGCAGTTGGCGTTCTGGCCACCGTCCTCTTCTATGTGAAAATGATAGGCACGTTTATGTAG
- a CDS encoding peroxiredoxin family protein, whose product MNSSHSSTGNIIPKASSKTNEEYRYKTVNLGLFLQDGGFSKSSAVPGDTIPPFELVTTNGDHLTNSDVFNDKPVLFIFGSLTCPMTTSSTPDLLKTYEEFGDQIDFIMMQVREAHPGELIPQPDTMEQKMENARSLKEFFNIPWTVAADNIDGDLHRALDPKPNSIFLADKNGVILFRSLWAGDDTAVHQAIEAVAAGKTLSKTQSTSGLAPIIEAFTTYDETLKRGGPQAVKDMWRSVFPAAMTAHISTYFTPLSPKKRGYAAVLTLAVVLGAFGYIILT is encoded by the coding sequence ATGAACAGCAGTCATTCTAGTACCGGAAATATCATTCCTAAAGCCAGTTCCAAAACCAACGAGGAGTATCGTTACAAAACGGTAAATCTGGGACTTTTCTTGCAGGATGGCGGTTTCAGCAAGAGTTCGGCTGTGCCCGGGGATACGATCCCGCCTTTTGAATTAGTCACTACAAACGGGGATCACCTGACGAATAGTGACGTATTCAATGACAAACCGGTTTTGTTCATTTTTGGGTCTTTAACCTGCCCCATGACAACAAGCTCAACACCGGACCTATTGAAGACGTACGAAGAGTTTGGAGATCAAATCGACTTCATAATGATGCAGGTGCGTGAAGCCCATCCGGGGGAGCTCATTCCTCAACCCGACACCATGGAACAAAAGATGGAAAATGCTCGGTCATTGAAGGAATTCTTTAACATCCCCTGGACAGTTGCGGCAGACAATATCGATGGTGACTTACACCGGGCACTGGACCCTAAACCTAACTCGATATTTCTGGCTGACAAAAACGGGGTCATTCTTTTTCGATCGCTTTGGGCGGGAGATGACACTGCCGTGCATCAAGCGATTGAAGCAGTTGCAGCTGGAAAAACACTGTCCAAAACGCAGAGCACCTCTGGGCTGGCCCCCATAATTGAGGCGTTTACAACCTATGATGAAACTTTGAAGAGAGGCGGGCCGCAGGCGGTCAAAGATATGTGGCGCAGTGTGTTCCCGGCAGCCATGACCGCACATATCTCCACTTATTTCACGCCACTTTCCCCCAAGAAACGTGGGTATGCAGCAGTACTAACACTAGCCGTCGTGCTGGGCGCGTTTGGCTACATAATTCTTACCTAA
- a CDS encoding arylsulfatase — MINKMKFLPILFALASASHAQETRPNVLLIVADDMGFSDIGPFGGEISTPALDALAKEGLRLTNFHALASCSPSRSVLLSGMDNHRAGLGTMSEMMSPETKRLPGYEGYLNHRVAALPEVLQANGYKTYMVGKWHLGEEEKELPDARGFDDTFVLIEGGGSHWADEKWVTPTVPMNYSRNGDEVESLPDDFYSTKNYTDELIAWLERDQENDQPFFAYLSYTAPHDPLHAPDDYIAKYNDVYDGGWDVLRETRLQKLKELGIVDENAEPFPRLSNVAAWTEMSAEDQALAARDMEVYAAMVDYMDEQIKRVFDELKESGKYENTIILFMSDNGANGSSLEDYPGQTLEYIETFDNSLENRGLQNSLIDMGPGWAQASMTPSRMFKGFTAEGGIRSPLLVKMPGKMPTADGINGSFLHIRDIMPTILEATGIEQPKDQFQGRSVQPIQGTSVLPLLMGQEPETSAKNSDVGYELFGMKAYFDGDWKALWMPAPFGTAEWELYNLQNDPAELNDLSKEHPQKLEELVARWEQYSIENGVVDLSSNNSE, encoded by the coding sequence ATGATCAACAAAATGAAGTTCCTGCCAATTCTGTTTGCGCTTGCGAGCGCAAGCCATGCACAGGAAACCCGCCCAAACGTGTTGCTGATTGTGGCAGATGACATGGGCTTCTCCGACATCGGACCTTTTGGGGGTGAAATCTCGACGCCCGCCCTCGATGCACTTGCCAAAGAAGGACTTCGGCTCACTAATTTCCATGCACTGGCCAGCTGTTCTCCGTCCCGTTCGGTTCTTTTGTCTGGGATGGACAACCACCGCGCCGGTCTGGGTACAATGAGTGAAATGATGTCTCCAGAGACTAAACGTCTTCCTGGATACGAGGGCTATTTGAACCATCGAGTGGCGGCTTTGCCTGAAGTACTTCAAGCCAATGGCTACAAAACCTACATGGTTGGCAAATGGCATCTTGGAGAGGAAGAAAAAGAGCTGCCCGATGCACGGGGCTTTGACGACACATTTGTGCTCATTGAAGGTGGTGGGAGCCATTGGGCAGACGAAAAATGGGTCACTCCTACTGTACCAATGAACTACAGCCGAAATGGGGACGAAGTTGAATCGTTGCCTGACGATTTCTACTCAACCAAGAACTATACCGATGAATTGATCGCGTGGCTCGAGCGCGACCAAGAAAATGATCAACCATTCTTCGCCTACCTTTCGTACACCGCTCCGCATGACCCGTTGCATGCCCCTGATGACTACATCGCCAAATACAATGACGTTTATGACGGAGGCTGGGATGTCTTGCGTGAGACGCGACTACAAAAGCTGAAAGAGCTCGGCATTGTGGACGAAAACGCTGAACCATTTCCACGCTTGTCCAATGTTGCTGCATGGACCGAGATGTCAGCCGAAGATCAAGCGCTGGCAGCCCGCGATATGGAAGTTTACGCCGCCATGGTCGACTACATGGATGAGCAGATCAAACGCGTTTTTGATGAACTCAAGGAATCTGGAAAATACGAGAACACGATTATTTTGTTCATGTCTGACAACGGTGCAAATGGATCGTCTTTAGAGGACTATCCCGGGCAAACGCTTGAATACATAGAGACGTTTGACAACAGCCTCGAAAACCGCGGATTGCAAAATTCACTCATCGACATGGGCCCCGGTTGGGCGCAGGCAAGCATGACGCCCAGCCGCATGTTTAAAGGCTTCACTGCCGAAGGCGGCATTCGCTCACCTCTGTTGGTGAAAATGCCGGGCAAAATGCCAACCGCCGATGGCATCAACGGGTCGTTCCTGCACATTCGGGACATCATGCCGACAATTCTCGAAGCGACGGGTATCGAGCAACCAAAAGACCAGTTCCAAGGCCGTTCCGTACAACCCATCCAGGGAACTTCAGTGCTGCCTTTGCTCATGGGGCAAGAGCCAGAAACGAGTGCGAAGAACAGCGACGTTGGTTACGAACTGTTCGGCATGAAAGCTTACTTCGACGGCGATTGGAAAGCGCTCTGGATGCCAGCACCGTTTGGGACGGCTGAATGGGAATTGTATAACCTGCAAAACGACCCAGCTGAGCTGAACGATCTGAGCAAAGAGCACCCCCAAAAGCTCGAGGAACTTGTGGCCCGCTGGGAGCAGTACAGCATCGAGAACGGTGTCGTCGACCTATCCTCCAATAATAGTGAGTAA
- a CDS encoding IS256 family transposase, translating to METTNIVDFSRRDGITDALTDLLRTGAQQLIATAVEAELESYLSQFTTARTEAGHATVVRNGHHPERPFQTGIGPVNVRIPKVRSKNGQPVTFHSALVPPYVRRTKTLEAALPWLYLKGISSGEMGSALKVLLGPDAAGLSANTVSRLKRDWANEYGEWRKAALDDEPLVYIWADGVHSGLRGEDDKLCALVIVGVTARGKKRFLAIEDGVRESTQSWREALLSLKSRGMNAPKLAIGDGAMGFWAAIDEVYPETRHQRCWQHKTMNVLNCLPKLSQPKAKAAIHNIWQAETKDDAGKALDLFIKTYEPKYPKATLCLQKDREELMAFFDFPAQHWQSIRTSNPIESAFATIRHRTKRSKGCLSRDGMLHMMFKLGQCAEQNWRKLRGFDYLAKVITGVAFKDGIEATENSQIAA from the coding sequence ATGGAAACGACTAACATTGTTGATTTTTCGCGTCGAGACGGGATCACGGACGCGCTGACGGATTTATTGAGAACAGGAGCGCAGCAATTGATCGCAACAGCCGTTGAAGCTGAGCTTGAAAGCTATCTGTCTCAGTTTACCACCGCGCGCACTGAGGCCGGTCATGCGACTGTTGTGCGCAATGGGCATCATCCCGAGCGCCCGTTCCAAACGGGCATCGGCCCCGTGAACGTGCGCATTCCCAAGGTTCGCTCAAAAAACGGCCAGCCCGTGACATTCCATTCGGCCCTGGTGCCACCGTACGTGCGCAGAACCAAAACGTTGGAAGCGGCCTTGCCATGGCTGTATCTGAAGGGCATCTCCAGCGGTGAAATGGGCTCGGCTCTCAAGGTTCTTCTGGGCCCTGATGCGGCGGGATTGTCGGCAAATACGGTCTCACGGCTCAAGCGCGATTGGGCCAACGAATACGGCGAGTGGAGAAAGGCAGCGTTGGACGATGAGCCCTTGGTCTACATCTGGGCTGACGGTGTCCACAGCGGCCTTCGGGGCGAGGATGACAAGCTCTGCGCCCTTGTGATTGTGGGGGTAACAGCCCGTGGCAAGAAGCGGTTCTTGGCTATTGAGGACGGGGTGCGCGAGTCCACGCAGAGCTGGCGCGAGGCTCTCCTCAGCCTCAAAAGCCGGGGAATGAACGCCCCGAAACTTGCTATTGGAGATGGTGCCATGGGGTTCTGGGCCGCCATAGATGAAGTCTATCCTGAGACCCGTCATCAACGCTGTTGGCAACACAAAACTATGAATGTGCTCAACTGTTTGCCCAAGCTGTCTCAGCCAAAGGCCAAAGCTGCGATCCACAACATCTGGCAGGCTGAGACCAAAGATGATGCGGGCAAGGCCTTAGATTTGTTCATCAAAACCTACGAACCCAAATACCCCAAGGCGACGCTGTGCCTGCAAAAGGACCGCGAGGAACTCATGGCATTCTTCGACTTTCCAGCACAACACTGGCAAAGCATCCGCACCAGTAATCCAATTGAATCCGCCTTTGCCACGATCCGTCATCGCACCAAACGATCAAAGGGCTGCCTCTCACGCGACGGCATGCTGCACATGATGTTCAAGCTGGGGCAATGCGCCGAGCAAAACTGGAGGAAACTACGCGGCTTTGACTACCTCGCCAAAGTCATCACCGGCGTCGCATTCAAAGACGGAATTGAAGCCACTGAAAACAGCCAGATCGCCGCATGA
- a CDS encoding tetratricopeptide repeat protein, with product MTITQTETELLLDKIASSQVFSGAERLQEFLRYVVVEAAEGRSAGIKGKTIALDVYGRSVSSDGDPENVVRVDARRLRRRLGDYYEAEGQDDAIRIHIDSGGYAPRFELNSVLTSSLEDEALPPEPQRIRVALAVVCGALILLGLYAWGSANWFVADDTADLKKFERQALMEKSPTSLQAVNLAEQGREMIFPLFDIQRQKLAFGMFEEAIRLDPEYFGGHAGAAQSLGTMAILSQDQSKKDLYLEQASEEVKKATSLNPTQAWTQVSSAWVAFAKGDFDRALELSRRAYALDPDDWYILDLHGLIAFSTGNFAEAQKVSDPSGSNDDNSHRSDSRNIYAVASFHLGEYQKTLKSFQEIGELGGPIGPPRLAYQAAAKHALGDMQGARNSASELMETWPDFRVDLALQGLFEDKKNADDVIRRLRDSGWEVPE from the coding sequence TTGACAATAACTCAAACCGAGACGGAGCTCCTTCTAGACAAGATCGCATCCAGTCAGGTTTTTTCCGGCGCGGAAAGGCTGCAAGAGTTCCTTCGTTATGTCGTGGTGGAAGCGGCCGAAGGACGGTCCGCAGGCATTAAAGGAAAAACAATCGCGCTGGACGTCTACGGTCGAAGCGTCTCGTCTGACGGCGATCCCGAAAACGTCGTGCGTGTCGATGCACGAAGGCTTCGCAGACGCTTAGGAGACTATTACGAGGCGGAAGGTCAGGACGACGCGATCAGAATTCACATTGACAGCGGAGGCTATGCCCCCCGCTTTGAGCTGAATTCAGTTCTCACTTCCAGCTTGGAAGATGAGGCTTTGCCGCCTGAGCCACAGCGGATCAGAGTGGCGCTTGCTGTGGTTTGCGGCGCACTTATCCTTTTAGGACTATATGCTTGGGGGAGCGCAAACTGGTTCGTTGCGGACGACACTGCCGATCTAAAGAAATTTGAACGGCAGGCCCTTATGGAGAAATCTCCTACCAGCCTTCAAGCGGTAAACTTGGCGGAGCAGGGGAGAGAGATGATTTTCCCACTTTTCGACATCCAGCGTCAGAAACTCGCTTTTGGTATGTTCGAAGAGGCCATTCGCTTGGACCCTGAATATTTTGGGGGTCACGCTGGCGCGGCACAGTCTTTGGGTACGATGGCAATTCTGTCTCAAGACCAATCAAAAAAAGACCTCTACCTGGAACAGGCATCGGAAGAGGTCAAAAAGGCCACCAGTCTGAATCCAACACAAGCATGGACCCAAGTATCATCCGCCTGGGTCGCCTTTGCCAAAGGCGACTTTGATCGCGCGCTAGAACTGTCCAGACGCGCCTATGCATTAGATCCGGATGACTGGTACATATTGGACCTTCACGGTCTTATTGCGTTTTCCACGGGTAATTTCGCCGAAGCCCAAAAAGTGTCTGACCCATCTGGATCAAACGATGATAATAGTCACCGATCCGATAGCCGAAATATCTATGCTGTCGCCAGTTTTCACCTCGGAGAGTACCAAAAAACGCTGAAATCGTTTCAGGAAATCGGCGAACTTGGCGGTCCGATTGGCCCTCCAAGATTGGCGTATCAAGCCGCAGCCAAACACGCACTTGGTGACATGCAAGGAGCGCGCAACTCCGCCTCTGAGTTGATGGAGACGTGGCCAGATTTTCGTGTGGATCTAGCGCTTCAGGGGCTCTTCGAGGACAAGAAGAATGCAGATGATGTTATTAGGCGGTTAAGAGATTCTGGGTGGGAAGTTCCAGAATAG
- a CDS encoding site-specific integrase, which translates to MAGLRQHEMREMVRKFFQSVLEKNVDRVNERGLTPMQITAFQNGIDIHDEGVDGDTELSDQMINVVGFRNSADLTDDQWADNEAFLLREMRKADRDHLRAVLAHVKALDSYQFGSEVQTTGHASAVNNSTTLGDAFQDYLAEQERAKTWRGKTAEKNGRALDHLIEIFGADRVLASISQKDAQEAKKLMMELPSRRKTLPATRDLSLRDATKVDGLNKISVETLNWYLQAFAAFFGWAKKNGYINEKLFEGMKVGRAKATKEERLPFTPDAMNLMFKELTENPSGLVKSDSHKWGTLIGMFTGARLNEVAQLLIDDIKEEDGIWYFDISDEGENQKEVKNKASKRKVPVHSALLDAGFLAFFRSRQSGSQLFPDYRYTKSNGYGRNLGRWFNESFTPKLGIKTPRHVFHSFRHTMITRLIQAEAPPEKAKCIVGHEQAGVTFQVYMRERDRMAHLLTRLSFS; encoded by the coding sequence TTGGCAGGACTTCGACAACATGAGATGCGGGAGATGGTCCGCAAGTTTTTCCAATCAGTGTTGGAGAAGAATGTTGATCGTGTAAATGAACGCGGCCTAACCCCTATGCAAATCACAGCCTTTCAGAACGGGATTGATATCCATGACGAAGGTGTAGACGGGGATACGGAACTATCAGATCAGATGATCAACGTTGTTGGGTTTCGGAACTCTGCGGACCTCACTGACGACCAATGGGCCGACAACGAAGCATTCTTATTGCGAGAGATGCGAAAGGCAGACCGTGACCATCTTAGGGCTGTTCTTGCGCACGTCAAAGCGTTGGATAGTTACCAATTTGGTTCTGAGGTGCAGACAACTGGCCATGCTTCAGCGGTCAACAACAGCACCACGCTTGGCGATGCGTTTCAAGACTACCTTGCTGAGCAAGAGAGGGCGAAGACTTGGAGAGGGAAGACCGCCGAAAAGAACGGCCGAGCTTTGGATCACTTGATCGAGATTTTCGGCGCGGACAGGGTATTGGCGTCGATCTCTCAAAAGGACGCACAAGAGGCCAAGAAGTTGATGATGGAGTTACCATCGCGTCGTAAGACACTGCCTGCGACACGAGACTTGAGCCTACGAGATGCCACAAAGGTTGATGGCCTTAACAAGATCAGTGTTGAGACGCTAAACTGGTACTTGCAAGCATTTGCCGCATTTTTCGGGTGGGCGAAGAAGAACGGCTACATCAATGAAAAGTTGTTTGAAGGGATGAAGGTAGGCCGCGCCAAGGCAACCAAAGAAGAGCGACTGCCGTTCACTCCAGATGCAATGAACTTGATGTTCAAAGAACTAACAGAGAATCCATCTGGCCTCGTAAAAAGTGACAGTCACAAGTGGGGAACTCTTATTGGGATGTTCACTGGTGCAAGACTTAACGAAGTCGCCCAGCTGCTGATCGATGACATTAAGGAAGAGGATGGTATCTGGTACTTCGACATCTCTGATGAGGGTGAAAACCAGAAGGAGGTTAAGAACAAGGCCAGCAAGCGAAAGGTACCAGTCCACAGTGCGTTGTTGGACGCTGGGTTTCTTGCGTTCTTCAGGTCGAGGCAAAGCGGGAGCCAACTCTTCCCCGACTATAGGTACACAAAGTCAAATGGATATGGTCGTAACCTTGGCCGCTGGTTTAACGAGAGTTTCACACCAAAGCTGGGCATCAAAACACCTCGCCATGTCTTCCACAGCTTTCGACACACGATGATCACACGATTGATCCAAGCAGAGGCCCCACCTGAGAAGGCAAAGTGCATTGTTGGCCATGAGCAAGCGGGCGTCACCTTCCAAGTCTACATGCGGGAACGGGACCGAATGGCGCATTTATTGACGCGATTGAGTTTTTCGTAA
- a CDS encoding helix-turn-helix domain-containing protein yields MNLETNLTKWAIKIGDRLRTRRKEVGLSLTELSRLSGSTASTLSHIERGTRDVKLSTLVALADALRIDLADLLTPQEREAGTDSHSAISGYDLDDD; encoded by the coding sequence ATGAACCTTGAAACAAACCTGACAAAGTGGGCAATTAAAATCGGCGACCGATTGCGCACAAGGCGCAAGGAAGTGGGGCTGAGCCTTACCGAACTGTCACGCTTGTCTGGGTCCACGGCATCAACATTATCACACATCGAACGAGGAACACGGGACGTAAAGCTGTCAACGCTTGTTGCGCTGGCCGATGCACTACGCATCGATCTGGCTGACCTTTTGACCCCTCAAGAACGCGAAGCGGGCACCGATAGTCATAGCGCCATAAGTGGCTACGATTTGGATGATGACTAA